DNA sequence from the Streptomyces canus genome:
ACCTGCTCCACCCCCTCTTCGGCGCCACCGCGGCCGCCGCCGCGATCGTCCTGTTCACCGCTTTCGTGCGACTGCTCGTGCACCCCCTGTCCCGCGCCGCCGCCCGCGGCCAGAAGGCCCGCACCAGGCTCCAGCCGAAGATCGCCGAGCTGCGCACCCAGCACAAGGGCAACCCCGACAAGCTCCAGAAGGCGGTGCTGGAACTGCACGCCGAGGAGAAGGTCTCACCGCTGACCGGCTGCCTGCCCGTGATGTTCCAGATGCCGGCGTTCTTCCTGCTGTACCACCTCTTCTCCAACACGACGATCGGTGGGAGGGCGAACGAACTGCTCGGCCACGAGCTGTTCGCCGCGCCACTCGGCGGGCGCTGGGCGGACGCGCTCGGGGACGGCGGGATGTTCCAGGGAGCGGGGCTCGTGTACGTCGGCCTGTTCGCGTTCGTGATCGTGGTGGCGACCTTCAACTACCGCCGCACGAAGCGGATGATGGCCGCGAACCCGGTGATGCCGGTGACGGACGGGCAGCCGGTGCCCGGGGCGGGCGCGATGAGCAAGGTCATGCCGTTCATGTCCTTCTTCACGCTCTTCACCGTGGCGGTCGTGCCGCTGGCGGCCGCGCTGTACGTGGTGACCAGTTCGACGTGGGCCGCGGTCGAGAGGGCAGCTCTCTACCGCTGACCGGTCCAGTCCGTGAACCGGGTATTGCGGACTGGACACTCAGCTTGGACGATCGACCAGTCATCCGATGGCTGCACCCGTCGGCGGACGCCCCGCAATCGAGGGAGATAGTGATCATGAAGCTGCTGCGAGTCGGTACGGCGGGAACGGAGACGCCCGCCCTGCTCGACGCCGACGGGGTCCTGCGGGACCTGTCCGGTGTCGTG
Encoded proteins:
- a CDS encoding YidC/Oxa1 family membrane protein insertase; translation: MSVFADLVQHLADLLHPLFGATAAAAAIVLFTAFVRLLVHPLSRAAARGQKARTRLQPKIAELRTQHKGNPDKLQKAVLELHAEEKVSPLTGCLPVMFQMPAFFLLYHLFSNTTIGGRANELLGHELFAAPLGGRWADALGDGGMFQGAGLVYVGLFAFVIVVATFNYRRTKRMMAANPVMPVTDGQPVPGAGAMSKVMPFMSFFTLFTVAVVPLAAALYVVTSSTWAAVERAALYR